The Tenebrio molitor chromosome 5, icTenMoli1.1, whole genome shotgun sequence genome segment TAGACAATGTATGGAGTGTCGACCGGGGAAGAAGAATCAAAAACAGCGGAAGTACAGACAAACAGATGTTAATAAGGAAAAATATCGTCACGTGTAGATTtagattgtttattttattttattatacaaggagttgacatttttaatgcttttcAGTACAAACTACAATTCAAGAAAATCAAGAAATATAAATCATCGCAACTGCGTCAAAAGGGCgacctattttatttttcacttaatTTTGTCTTTGATGTGTCATCATAGCTGATTCAAGAAGTCGTTTTAGTTCGTCAAACTTTGGTGTGAAATATGATGTGAGCTGTTCTGTGATCTGCTCTACTATCTCGTCTTTGATGTTGTCTGTGACACGCTGTGCAATCTGTTCTGAGACCTGGTCTGTAATCTGGTCTGCGACCTTGTCTGCGACTTCATCTGCTACCTTGTCTGCGACTTCATCTGCGACCTTGTCTGCGACTTCATCTGCGATCTGGTCTGCGACCTGATTTGCGACCTGGTCTGTAACCTCCTGTGTCATTGTTAACAAATCTGTTTTCAGCTCTGCACGGAATCCCGCTTTCATTTGTCGAAATGAGTCAATAAGTACCTGAGTCGATCTATCCTGTAacacaaataataacaatattgaACTAGATTCAAATGGTGTGCGATCATATAATTCAGGTAACTCGAGTTTAGATCTCATTGGCTAATTAtatccctccgccacccggcggcacggcagttttgccggagtacatacactattacggataatactatcaagtaatagtgcagtgcttatcaacataattaccggcgtctcgcctccacattttgacttttttgtgttttatgttctgtgtcaatgttaaggaatttcctcacgatatgacatgagtataataatatacctttttgaatttcaactaccaatgtgttcgctaaatccagaatttttaaatttttaaaaagagattgcgttATTTAATTCTGAAACAATATTAACTtcagcaaaaaattttgatgtaCTCTTCACTAATTATAAGACTGTAAAATCATATTTGTAAGCTATTTCGTGCCTATCATGTTgaagaaaaatcgaaaataatttttgttgaacaaAACAATAGGAAAATTAAACAACAGCAATATTAGTACCtacataaaagaaaatataagttatgtaaaaaaaaagcaacagATTTGATTTAATCTAATATCAGCATGGTCAGGACAAGCTAATTGGTAATAATTACTCatagattgttaaacaataatttactGTATTTGCTCGATAAGTTACAGCTCAAAGGATCACACTTACCTCTGATGCAGACTGTGTTAACTCTTGGTTACTTTTTGGGTAATGCTCCATTTTCAACAAGCCTGTAAAGAAAGATAAATTTGCTCTTTTGTGAATACATAtagggtgattcatatagtatTATACAAACTTAAATCGGTGGTAGATTCCAACCCCTAGacactcttacaaaaatgtctagGTTCTAACGTTAAAATTGTCGAAGATAAAGAATGTTGAAGAGTGTACTACCaccaatgaaaatattttacgttgaaaaaaactatcaagcattgttgtcaaaatgaaactaaagcgAACTTTATAATACCAATATTTTCCCTATAACAACAATTGTTTGCTTCTATTATGACATTCATGACATTTGTTACACATTGGACGTAAGTGGAATAATTTAGCGAAGAATGGCATTTactaatagtgaaaaaaccgatatggtaatttttgccaatttttgatgtgactcaaaattttattgtcaagagCCTTTTGAGACCGGAATCTGCCActgattaaaatatttatgaaactatatgaatcaccctgtatatgtgtAAATATCGAAATTGAGGgcggaaaatatttttgcaaaaaacaaaagaacatTCTTGTGAGAAAAGAAAAGTTACTGATGCCAcgtttttaattcagtttCTACGAGAGGCCCTACAAGAGTTAGGTATTAAACGAATCAATTGAACCCACTCTAAAAAGTATGTAAACTAAACCAATTAATAAACACATCTTCGCTATgatgaatttaaataaataaaggtaaaaacataaatgaaaagattcacttattttaaaatgcatTATCAGACATtagtaaaatgtaaaataaactaCCTTGACAACCGCCAACACGTGGGAACCAGAGAATAAAAACTGCTTTCGCAGTTTGCACTTTTTGCAGCAGAAAACAAGAAGATAACAGAACGACAGCCCAGTCTAACCCCCTACACGATAAAAGTCCAACCAATTGTTCTTTAGGCTTTAGGTCAACTACGTTTACTTTTTAATGTTTCTATCGCTTTACTTGCCTCTGCATTTGCCACCACGACTTGAAATTTGTGAGGACGAAGTTCGAATTTacacatttattataaatttgcaGGTGAACCTAAATTTCTGATtttgaacaaaacaaaaaaattcgaagaaagtaaaattgaataatttaatttgctgtctACGCAagcgtaaaaaatgtttttttttcttgcaagCATGCTACTTATGTCATTTTGTTGATTTTCCAAGTCTAAGAATTGTCTTGTTTGCTTTGTTTTAACTGAAGCTATGTATTTCGTATTAACATTacatttcttcattttctgcCAATTAATCTTTTGCTTTATTTTTGCCAATTGTGTGACATGTGCAAGCGATTTTGTTAATTTCTACGACGAagcaatttgtttttaattagcaAATCTTGCCAATTTACTTTTGGCAAACAGTTTAATGGTCTTTCAATCTTCAATTAGCTAAAATGAAATGTAAGTActtattattaattacatttttccgcagacttaaaataaaatttccaaatttgtaaaacatgatttatttcaatatacagggttattcacgtaagatgacgagcctgaccaggtaaaaatccaatgcatttttttttgttcgacactgtcagaatttgggaattttctcctgtgtggacggattttgataaatgtcacaacttgtcaaaacgaaacgtcaagcaaattttaaagattttaagcgatttggagcctttaaggggctcgtcgaacagaaaaaaaaccgttgtattcaactcgttcgtgtgttttaaactggtccactagtaccaaaaaaaacccaatttacacaagaactcgtcaaataaaccacTATTCGGCCACCGTCTagaaaaactgattttttcGCCCAAATGTCTTTTCTGTTACCAACAAATCGTTTTgtgcgaaatgtcatttttaacCTATCATAAGATAGAAGATAGCCAGCAGTAAAACGCACCTATTAttataagttttataaaacgctTGATTTTGAcacgacgaacgcagtgagtGCTCCAACAGAAAGAGTGTCACAGTGcgccttataaaacgagtgtgatgtactattttttctatttcggtCGCACGTCGCagtaatttgataaaaactcTAAAATCTAATTAGGAAATAATCTAGGGACTTTTGTGTGACATGAATTATGGTGGCTTGGTGGCTAGAGATGCATGCCAGCGTGCTATTACAGCAATACCAACGTAATAcgtataaaaaaaactcaaaaacagtttcacaaaaacCTCCTTTGTGATACTACTTTTAGTTTCACAAAGACTCACTTATGataccaaagtagaaaaacaactttattaaaatagaaTAGGATAAAAGTTGGATagtaaattaacaaataaatcaGTGTCATGGTCACCAACCTGACAAGCTCTTGAACTAacaaacattacattttttcaacaaGGGAACAACAAAAACTCATTATTCAATTTAACTCTTTTTATAGCAATTCCCACAAACAGccatacaaaaatattttgtcttgcgtaaaaacaattttatttatttgtcatcACTTCATCACTTAAGTTCTAGTTACTCTTGGACCACTTAACATTTTTTCTCTTATTGCCCACCTCAACCCAGTTCTGTTGGCTTCCCCTGGAACTTTTTGCCTTTTCCAATTTGCTTGATATTGATGGTACAATGCTACTGGATCActtttatgtttcatttcaatataAGGCCTTATAActgcaacatttttatcaagtatcatcataaataataatataaacaatactaaCATGCACTTTTAGGCCTAATATCACTGGACTTTTTCATAACAACAATTTTACTTCCACTAGATTTTACATTAtctttttgattttctttcaATGGTTCATCTTGTAcactttttttcacattttctttAGATTTCACAGAATCTACAGACACTACATTTTCCTTATCACTAGCAGTCTTAGATTCCCTAATTTCTGCAGAGACTGCATTTTCATTATCATGATGTTTACACCTAGGTTCTGACTTGCTTTTCTTTATTTGCACTGAAATAACACtctctttctttgaaacaacTTTAGCCTTTGAAGCACAAGTCCCTTGTAAATGCAAAGTAGAAAATATATCATCAGCTGGCTCCTCTTCTTCTACATAACCTAACTTGTTGTCTGGAATAGAGGGTCcctttgtttcaattttttcttccgATTTTTTCCTTTCCTCGTACTTTATCAACTTTTTCAAGtctgaaaaaatacaatcgCTTAATAATTACACTACAGCCCCACTCAATTAACAATACCTTTCACAAATTCTTTCAACTGTTGCGcgtttatattattataaccTAGCTGATTTAAATAAGCCAATACTTCTTGGGAACTAATTCTAGTGGCCATTATATTAATTCCAATCCATTCATTaccaaaattataatttttcgaCGCGCAACAACGTTAACCCAATTTGATCACACATTAAATTTACTACCATCCTAACATCAAAAACTTCCCCTAAGTCTCTTCCGAAATGGTTATTTCAAAGTTCCACACAATTTACATTTACTTAAGATAGATTcagaaatgtttatttttttaatctccaTTCGCATTTATATAATCTGAATTTTCTTAATAACGAATTTATCGTAAACGGTCATTTGTAGTTCGATCAAGATCACCAACATCAACCAACATCTGGTAACTAAAACGTCAAACGTCAAGAACATGTCAAAGCCTaataaatgtaaacaaaca includes the following:
- the Hyls1 gene encoding centriolar and ciliogenesis-associated protein HYLS1, with amino-acid sequence MATRISSQEVLAYLNQLGYNNINAQQLKEFVKDLKKLIKYEERKKSEEKIETKGPSIPDNKLGYVEEEEPADDIFSTLHLQGTCASKAKVVSKKESVISVQIKKSKSEPRCKHHDNENAVSAEIRESKTASDKENVVSVDSVKSKENVKKSVQDEPLKENQKDNVKSSGSKIVVMKKSSDIRPKSAFIRPYIEMKHKSDPVALYHQYQANWKRQKVPGEANRTGLRWAIREKMLSGPRVTRT